In a genomic window of Quercus lobata isolate SW786 chromosome 4, ValleyOak3.0 Primary Assembly, whole genome shotgun sequence:
- the LOC115983415 gene encoding uncharacterized protein LOC115983415: MASIPQFYPDCTWATDNLSQFSTPTMAAGVSSGGVGHGTIFGTGPIWSTGQESLVPLFDNNGAIDHIVSSVSDNRMPSIPGLLGTSSTNLAAMPALPDYKMDSCAMAGVGNFGSGYQQTMCDFGDECCGFLEDLKPVYPAVGENWGIQGNQPPLIEESNIKVGRYSEEERKERILRYMKKRNQRNFNKTIKYACRKTLADRRVRVRGRFARNSELCEEEMIRKKKDNPHKEQEFCCSESLQIKTDEDEWLQEAMASLMYLPYIAG; encoded by the exons ATGGCTTCTATTCCTCAATTCTACCCCGATTGCACATGGGCTACTGATAATCTTTCTCAGTTTTCTACACCAACTATGGCTGCAGGTGTGAGTAGTGGTGGTGTTGGCCATGGTACAATTTTTGGTACTGGTCCAATATGGAGTACTGGTCAAGAAAGTTTAGTGCcattatttgataataatggTGCAATTGATCATATTGTGTCATCAGTATCCGACAATAGGATGCCATCAATTCCAGGGCTACTCGGGACATCGTCGACAAACTTAGCAGCCATGCCGGCATTGCCTGACTACAAAATGGATTCGTGTGCTATGGCTGGAGTTGGCAACTTTGGTAGCGGGTACCAACAAACTATGTGTGACTTTGGAGATGAATGTTGTGGGTTTTTGGAGGATCTTAAGCCTGTTTATCCTGCTGTTGGAGAAAATTGG GGAATTCAAGGTAATCAACCACCTCTGATTGAAGAGTCTAACATCAAAGTTGGTCGGTACTCtgaggaagaaaggaaggaaaggATTCTAAGATATATGAAGAAGAGAAACCAAAGGAACTTCAATAAGACCATCAAG TATGCATGTCGCAAGACCCTAGCTGACAGGAGAGTCAGAGTTCGTGGGCGATTTGCAAGGAACAGTGAACTATGTGAAGAAgaaatgataaggaaaaagaaagacaacCCTCACAAGGAGCAGGAGTTTTGCTGTAGTGAGTCTTTGCag ATAAAAACTGATGAGGATGAGTGGCTGCAAGAGGCTATGGCAAGTTTAATGTATTTACCATATATTGCTGGGTGA